The Solanum pennellii chromosome 11, SPENNV200 genome contains a region encoding:
- the LOC107004317 gene encoding LOW QUALITY PROTEIN: uncharacterized protein LOC107004317 (The sequence of the model RefSeq protein was modified relative to this genomic sequence to represent the inferred CDS: inserted 2 bases in 1 codon): protein MDIEYTELQEWELLHPNSPFDPELDLNSAKKHNTFVEIGHETDALIQTNYFSMTTPFHAYGVEKGSEESDNSGEFRSDDHQLERVIDVGMLDNPKGQLGLGGIDEMGGENEVKLRELEVGVVENSKLQVGFGEIKEMESEGKAHMGVVQNSIMEVDFREIDDIGSETGTEFLPDSGGVELGGVKFGDVEEMSESCVEEKEENETVEGEKTDGTVGVEVSKAGEQKSSVVWWKAPLEILKCCASRIRPVWAFSVAAAVMGFVILGRRLYKMKKKTKGLELKVAVDDKKVSQFMSRAARLSXFSVVKRVLVIRPQLPETGVSAWPVVSLR, encoded by the exons ATGGATATTGAGTACACCGAGCTTCAAGAATGGGAGCTGCTCCACCCGAACTCACCTTTCGATCCCGAGCTCGATCTCAACTCAGCCAAAAAACATAATACTTTTGTTGAAATTGGGCATGAAACAGATGCTCTTATTCAAACCAATTACTTCTCCATGACTACTCCTTTTCATGCTTATGGTGTTGAAAAAGGCTCTGAGGAATCAGATAATTCGGGTGAGTTCAGGTCTGATGATCATCAATTAGAGAGGGTAATTGATGTGGGTATGCTAGACAACCCGAAAGGACAACTGGGTCTTGGTGGAATTGATGAGATGGGTGGTGAAAATGAAGTGAAATTAAGGGAACTTGAGGTGGGTGTTgtggaaaattcaaaattacaaGTGGGATTTGGTGAAATCAAAGAGATGGAGAGTGAGGGTAAAGCCCACATGGGTGTTGTGCAAAACTCAATTATGGAAGTGGATTTTAGAGAAATCGATGATATAGGTAGTGAGACTGGGACGGAGTTTTTGCCTGATTCTGGTGGAGTTGAACTTGGTGGTGTCAAGTTTGGGGATGTTGAGGAGATGTCAGAGTCTTGtgtagaagaaaaagaagaaaatgagacGGTTGAAGGTGAAAAGACGGATGGAACTGTTGGAGTAGAAGTTAGTAAAGCAGGAGAGCAGAAGAGTAGTGTGGTGTGGTGGAAGGCACCATTGGAGATTCTCAAGTGTTGTGCGTCCAGGATTAGGCCTGTGTGGGCCTTCTCTGTAGCTGCTGCTGTGATGGGGTTCGTGATATTAGGTCGTAGATTGTataagatgaagaagaagaccaaggGCTTGGAGCTCAAAGTTGCCGTCGATGATAAG AAGGTGTCTCAATTCATGAGTCGTGCTGCACGTCTAAG ATTTTCTGTTGTGAAGCGGGTTCTTGTGATTCGACCTCAGCTGCCAGAAACTGGAGTTTCAGCATGGCCTGTCGTTAGTTTGAGATAG